The DNA region GCGTATGTCGTCGGTGTCGGGTTTGAAGGCGAGCCCCCACACGGCGATGCGGCAATGCCCAAGATCGTCACCGACGTACTGGCGAATGGCATCGAACAACAAGCGCACCTGACGCTGATTCACCAGCTCGACACTGCGCAAAAGGGTGGCTGGCTCTTGTCTATCTTGCGCCATACGGATCAAGGCCCGCAAATCCTTGGGCAGGCAAGATCCGCCATAGCCAACGCCTGGCTGTAGATATCGTCCGCCTATGCGCGGATCCGTGCGCAAGACGCTGGACACGGCATCCATGTCAGCGCCCATCTGCGCGGCGATGGCGGCCAGCTCATTGACCATGGAAACGCGCGCTGCCAGCATGGCGTTGCAGGCGTACTTGGCGAACTCGGCGCTGCGCAACTCCATGGCAAGCGTGCGTTTGCCGTCTGCGTCGAATGGAGTATAAAGTTGCCGCAACATCGCACGGGCCTGCGCGCTGGCGGTGCCTATCACAATGCGTGCAGGCTCCAGGAAGTCGTGCACGGCGCTGCCCTCGGCAAGAAACTCGGGGTTGCATGCCACCTCGATGTGCAAGCCGGTCCCACGCGCCCGCAGCTTTGATCGGAAAATCTCCTGCAATGTATCGCAAGTGCCCACTGGCGCGGTCGATTTCACGACCACCAGGCAATCATGGTCGAGCATTTCGGCAAGGCTCGAGACGCAAGCCAGCAAGCTGCTGGTATCGGCACAGCCGTCAGCTGCCGATGGCGTACCGATAGACAGGAATATTATCGAGGCGTCTTGCACACCATCGCGCAGGCTGCCGGTAAAGCGCAGGCGGCCCGCCGCGCGACCCTCATTGACCAGGCACGGTAACTGCGGTTCGTGAAAAGGCAACTGACCCGCAGCGATGCGTGCCAGTTTGGACACGTTGTTATCAATGCAAGTGACCTCATTGCCGGCCTTGGCCAGGCAAGCCGCAGTTACCAGGCCCACATAGCCTGTACCGACTATTGCCAACTTCATTATGGACTCTCCTCATGCGAGCAGAGTCGGAAAAAGCGTCGGACGGCCCTGCCTGCCTGGAGCGAGCAAACCCCATGCCCGTGCCGCGTCAGCAGTCAGCAGTCAGCAAACAGCAGCTTATGCCATGCTTTCTTCGCGGTTGCTTTCTTCGATGAGGTCGCGCAAGGTATTGCCCGCGGGAGGCTTGGCGCCGAACACGCAGTCGCGGGTATACGGCTGACAAACCTTGGAGTGGTCCATGAGCGGGCAAGACTGGAAGAGTTCGCTGATCCAATCCACAAAAACACGCACCTTTGCCGACAGATGACGGTTTTGCAGATAGACCACGGATATCGGCATGGGCGGAGGAGTCCAGGGCGTAAGCACTTCTTTTAACTGACCCGAAGCCAGCAAGGACGCGACCATATACCGGGGCGGTTGGATCATGCCAAAGCCCTTCAGACCGCACATGACATAAGCCTCTGCGTCGTTGACCGATACGGAGCCTTTCATGACGACCTCGGTGGGCTTGCCGTCCACCGTGAAGGTCCAGTTGACGTTGCGTCCGGTGCGCGCGGAAAAATACTGCACCGCGTGGTGCTTGTGCAGGTCTTCCAGACTTGTCGGCATGCCGTGGCGTTCGACGTAAGCCGGCGAGACGCAGGTGATGCCTTCGAAGTTGCCGATACGCTTGGCCACCATGGTGGAGTCTTGCAGTTCACCCACTCGTATGACGCAGTCCACCGCTTCTTGCACCATGTCGACCGGTCTGTCGCTAAGCCCGATAGCCAGTTCGATGTCGGGATAGCGTTGATGAAAATCGCATAGTGCCGGGATCAGGATAAGGCGGCCCAAGGACGGCGGCGTATCGATGCGCAAGCGGCCGCGCGGGCCACGTGCGACGTCGTGAAAGGCTGCCTCCGCCTCTTCGACTTCTCCCAATATCTGGACGCAACGCTCGTAATAGGCGGCCCCATCCGGTGTCAGGCTCAGCCGGCGCGTCGTGCGGTTCAGCAATCGCGTTTTGAGGAAGCGTTCCAGATTCTGAATAGTGGTAGTGACGGTAGCGCGTGGCAGACCCAGGGTTTCGGCTGCCATCGTAAAGCTATTGGCGTCTACCACCCGTGTGAACACCTGCATGGCTTGGAAGCGATCCATCGCAGCTCCAGATTGATTGTTCGATAAAAGAGAATAGTGTTTCCGAAATATGGCTATTTATCGGAATTCGAGAAGAATCAATAATACATCCACTTCATCGAAATTCATATCGTGTTCGTCCCGATCCTGGACAACGCCTAGCGCCATCCCGATTGCGCCGAACACGCACTGCAAGGATAAAGCATGTCATCAGTACATAAGCGATACGTCGCCGTGGGTGTGGCGGTGGCGCTGCTGGCGGGCGCGGCCACTGCCTTTAAAGTTTATGCCGACGCCGAGCCGTCTTCTTTGCCTTCCTCCTCGCCAGTCGCGGCGGTGGAGGTCGCTACCGTTGCCGCACGCGACATGGTCGACTGGCGCGAGTACGCCGGACGGCTTGAAGCGGTGGACCGGGTTGCCTTGCGGCCCCTGGTGTCGGGAACTTTGGTGGGGGTGCACTTTGCCGATGGCGCTTTGGTAGAGGCGGGCGATTTGTTGTTCACCATCGATCCGAGGCCTTATGAGGCCGCTGTCGATCAGGCCAAGGCCGCGCTGACCGCCGCCCAGGCGCTTGTGGCTTATACGGCGTCCGATGTTGCACGCGCCAAACGACTGCTCGCCAATAATGCCACGGCAAAACGCGATGTCGACGAAAAGCGCAATGCCGCTCGCGTCGCCGCTGCCGACTTGCAGGCCGCTCAGGCACGCCTGGAATCCGCGCAACTGGATCTGGAGCACACACGGATAACCGCCCCCATCTCGGGCAGGATGTCGCGCGCTGAAGTGACAGAGGGCAACGTGGTTGCCGCCGGGCCGGCTGCGGCGCCGCTTGCGACGCTGGTTTCCGTGGCGCGCATGTATGCCTCTTTCGAGCTCGATGAACCCACCTTTCTGGCTTCAGTCAGCCAGGCA from Pollutimonas thiosulfatoxidans includes:
- a CDS encoding UDP-glucose dehydrogenase family protein; this translates as MKLAIVGTGYVGLVTAACLAKAGNEVTCIDNNVSKLARIAAGQLPFHEPQLPCLVNEGRAAGRLRFTGSLRDGVQDASIIFLSIGTPSAADGCADTSSLLACVSSLAEMLDHDCLVVVKSTAPVGTCDTLQEIFRSKLRARGTGLHIEVACNPEFLAEGSAVHDFLEPARIVIGTASAQARAMLRQLYTPFDADGKRTLAMELRSAEFAKYACNAMLAARVSMVNELAAIAAQMGADMDAVSSVLRTDPRIGGRYLQPGVGYGGSCLPKDLRALIRMAQDRQEPATLLRSVELVNQRQVRLLFDAIRQYVGDDLGHCRIAVWGLAFKPDTDDIREAPSLILIRMLLDAGAQVSAYDPVANKPVRRVIHDAALNLSDDAYAACDGSDALVVITEWDEFRSPDFSRLTRCLASPAVFDARNLYRREQLAAFGLRHYRIGQAGKAPRQAVPTPYAASPEPSELRHNGGY
- a CDS encoding LysR family transcriptional regulator; its protein translation is MDRFQAMQVFTRVVDANSFTMAAETLGLPRATVTTTIQNLERFLKTRLLNRTTRRLSLTPDGAAYYERCVQILGEVEEAEAAFHDVARGPRGRLRIDTPPSLGRLILIPALCDFHQRYPDIELAIGLSDRPVDMVQEAVDCVIRVGELQDSTMVAKRIGNFEGITCVSPAYVERHGMPTSLEDLHKHHAVQYFSARTGRNVNWTFTVDGKPTEVVMKGSVSVNDAEAYVMCGLKGFGMIQPPRYMVASLLASGQLKEVLTPWTPPPMPISVVYLQNRHLSAKVRVFVDWISELFQSCPLMDHSKVCQPYTRDCVFGAKPPAGNTLRDLIEESNREESMA
- a CDS encoding efflux RND transporter periplasmic adaptor subunit, whose product is MSSVHKRYVAVGVAVALLAGAATAFKVYADAEPSSLPSSSPVAAVEVATVAARDMVDWREYAGRLEAVDRVALRPLVSGTLVGVHFADGALVEAGDLLFTIDPRPYEAAVDQAKAALTAAQALVAYTASDVARAKRLLANNATAKRDVDEKRNAARVAAADLQAAQARLESAQLDLEHTRITAPISGRMSRAEVTEGNVVAAGPAAAPLATLVSVARMYASFELDEPTFLASVSQARMGQARVPVLLGLTGEAGYPRSGELASVDNVLDPASGTIRVRAVFDNPDGSLVPGLFARIKLGSSAARPAILIDEKAIGTDQNKRFVVVVDEHNKTAYREVHLGATQEGQRVVEAGLRAGERIVVNGLQRIRPGDPVRPLPALASAGSDATNVAARQASADENS